Proteins from one Podospora pseudocomata strain CBS 415.72m chromosome 4, whole genome shotgun sequence genomic window:
- a CDS encoding hypothetical protein (EggNog:ENOG503NYJT; COG:S), with translation MARKEDGLTSPTTQSTADEKEVLTPNNDAMNATGTGWRKLSEGDERRGAASGEEMQIELNETVATTRDTAKKADAGSGGASVSAAEMVEYKVYRRRWFGLVQLTLLNVIVSWDWLTFSPVASHAARYFSTDENTINWLSTAFLFAFTAITPLVIYVLHLGPKPSIVTSATLILVGNWIRYAGCRSGEKGLFGVVMFGQILTGLAQPFVLAAPTRYSDLWFTNRGRVAATALTSLANPFGAALGQLIIPFWVEGPGDVSRMVLYVSVISTVCALPAFFIPARPPTPVAPSSQTPKLSLISSAKFLLRQTEFYLLFVPFAIYVGLFNSISSLLNQVLLPHGYNDEEAGVAGALLIVVGLVASAITSPLIDKYKSYLLAIRFAVPIVGLCYLVFIWMPGTRDSGGVAGPYVVMAAMGAASFSLVPVVVEFLVELTHPISPEVTSTLAWSGGQVLGGIFIVVSGALKGEGGKMERALVFHAVLALVAVPLPLCLGCFGRGEKLVLRRVRSDEVEGRRGAEA, from the exons atggcgaggaaggaggatggaTTGACGTCGCCGACCACACAATCGACGGCGGATGAGAAAGAGGTTTTGACACCAAACAACGACGCGATGAACGCCACTGGGACTGGGTGGCGAAAGCTATCAGAGGGGGATGAACGACGAGGGGCTGCATCAGGGGAGGAGATGCAGATTGAACTAAACGAAACTGTCGCGACAACAAGGGACACAGCAAAAAAGGCGGATGCCGGGTCGGGGGGCGCGAGTGTGAGCGCGGCGGAGATGGTCGAGTACAAAGTCTacaggaggaggtggtttggGCTGGTGCAGTTGACGTTGTTGAATGTGATTGTTAGTTGGGAT TGgctcaccttctcccccgtcgCCAGCCACGCAGCTCGGTATTTTTCCACAGACGAGAACACCATCAACTGGCTCAGCACGGCGTTTTTGTTTGCTTTTACGGCCATCACCCCGCTGGTGATTTATGTGTTGCATCTCGGGCCGAAGCCGTCGATTGTCACCTCGGCGACCTTGATTCTCGTGGGCAACTGGATCCGCTATGCGGGGTGTCGCTCTGGTGAAAAGGGGCtgtttggggtggtgatgtttggcCAGATCCTTACCGGTCTTGCTCAGCCTTTTGTCCTTGCGGCTCCGACGCGGTATTCGGACTTGTGGTTCACCAACCGGGGGCGGGTGGCGGCTACGGCCTTGACCTCGCTTGCGAACCCGTTTGGGGCTGCGCTGGGGCAGCTGATTATTCCGTTTTGGGTTGAGGGTCCGGGGGATGtttcgaggatggtgttgtatgtttcTGTGATT TCGACGGTCTGCGCGCTCCCCGCGTTTTTTATTCCTGCCCGTCCCCCTACACCGGTGGCACCTTCTTCACAAACACCGAAACTGTCGTTGATATCGTCGGCCAAATTCCTGCTTCGCCAAACGGAATTCTATCTCTTGTTCGTCCCCTTTGCGATTTATGTCGGTTTGTTCAATAGTATCTCGTCTCTCCTCAACCAAGTCTTGTTGCCACACGGTTACAACGATGAGgaagctggtgttgctggggcactgctcatcgtcgtcggcctTGTTGCTTCGGCCATCACGTCGCCTTTGATCGACAAGTATAAATCATACCTCTTGGCCATCCGGTTCGCGGTCCCCATTGTTGGACTTTGTTACTTGGTTTTCATCTGGATGCCTGGCACTAGGGACAGCGGGGGGGTGGCAGGGCCGTATGTGGTCATGGCTGCGATGGGGGCGGCGAGCTTCAGTCtcgtgccggtggtggtggagttttTGGTTGAGCTGACGCATCCGATCAGTCCCGAGGTTACGAGCACGTTAGCCTGGAGCGGGGGACAGGTGTTGGGCGGGATATTCATTGTTGTGAGTGGTGCGCTgaagggagaaggaggaaagatggagagggcgtTGGTTTTTCATGCGGTTTTGGCCTTGGTTGCGGTGCCGTTGCCGCTTTGTCTGGGGTGCTTTGGACGGGGGGAGAAGTTggttttgaggagggtgaggagtgatgaggttgaggggagaagaggggctGAGGCGTAG
- a CDS encoding hypothetical protein (COG:A; EggNog:ENOG503P00P): MQVTNATCRFVEFETAADLRTAVEKLNERDFKGVRVTCTANTQADIPRGDRGRSMSPRRGPGRMNDYDRRGPPRAYSPHRNGDYRPDYRDRSPVPRRDYYEDRARPYRSPPRRGPPMDDYPPARRYDDPYRGPPRDYPPPDPYMNGGGRPYDRPPPPRDFAPRDPYVREPYPREYDRRY, from the exons ATGCAAGTGACTAACGCGACGTGCAGATTTGTCGAGTTCGAGACGGCTGCCGACCTCCGCACAGCTGTTGAGAAACTGAACGAGCGCGACTTCAAAGGTGTTCGCGTCACTTGCACTGCCAAC ACTCAGGCTGACATTCCCCGTGGAGACCGCGGGCGATCCATGTCACCTCGTCGCGGGCCGGGCCGCATGAATGACTACGATCGCCGGGGTCCGCCTCGCGCATACAGTCCCCACCGCAACGGTGACTACAGGCCTGATTACCGCGACCGGTCCCCTGTTCCTCGGCGCGATTACTACGAGGACCGTGCCAGGCCCTaccgctcccctccccgccgtgGACCCCCAATGGATGACTACCCGCCGGCGCGCCGCTACGATGACCCCTATCGTGGACCGCCCCGGGACTACCCTCCTCCTGACCCGTACATGAATGGCGGCGGACGGCCCTATgatcgtcctcctcctcctcgggaCTTTGCTCCGCGGGACCCCTATGTCCGGGAGCCCTACCCTCGGGAGTATGATCGGCGTTATTAG
- the QCR6_1 gene encoding Cytochrome b-c1 complex subunit 6, mitochondrial (EggNog:ENOG503P47Z; COG:C), with protein MLLCPCFFVRTTADAGGCFLMYTECRNSKECAPAKHHFDECVERVTAAQSEEGGAKEDCVEEFFHLAHCATACAAPKLWSVLK; from the exons ATGCTGTTGTGCCCTTGCTTTTTTGTGAGAACAACTGCTGACgctgggggttgttttttgaTGTATACAGAGTGTCGGAACTCCAAGGAGTGCGCCCCTGCCAAGCACCACTTTGACGAGTGCGTCGAGCGTGTCACCGCTGCCCAGTccgaggagggcggcgcCAAGGAGGACTGCGTCGAGGAGT TCTTCCACCTTGCCCACTGCGCTACCGCCTGCGCCGCGCCCAAGCTCTGGTCCGTCCTCAAATAA
- the QCR6_2 gene encoding Cytochrome b-c1 complex subunit 6, mitochondrial (EggNog:ENOG503P47Z; COG:C), with product MGFWDTITDLVEAATPWSVAEAEAPAHETTEETTAETTQEDTKTKAEAAAAEEEPAAEEAAEEEDEEEEEEEEEEELQDPKDVFEEGGYIAAATPVAVAAYAVTNKSPHTTTTTQTCTPRSRQQQRAIVVEEEEQEMWRAAMSLCELSGQAWARSGRPTR from the exons ATGGGTTTCTGGGATACCATCACTGACCTCGTCGAGGCTGCCACCCCTTGGTCggtggccgaggccgaggctcCCGCTCACGAAACG ACCGAGGAGACCACCGCCGAGACCACCCAGGAggacaccaagaccaaggccgaggctgctgccgctgaggaggagcccgccgctgaggaggctgctgaggaggaggatgaagaggaggaggaggaggaggaggaggaggagctccaAGATCCCAAGGATGTTTTCGAGGAAGGTGGGTACATCGCTGCTGCTACCcccgtcgccgtcgccgcctatgccgtcaccaacaaatcaccacacaccaccaccaccacccaaacatGCACACCACGgagccgccagcagcagcgagctatagttgtcgaggaggaggagcaagagatgTGGCGTGCTGCCATGTCGCTCTGCGAGCTGAGCGGGCAGGCGTGGGCCCGCAGTGGCCGACCGACTCGATGA
- the DBP9 gene encoding ATP-dependent DNA/RNA helicase (COG:A; EggNog:ENOG503NUDU), which yields MKRKLNQDDEPPAADAAAVAEPEKKKEKKEKKEKKAVEEEKELSFAELGLDPRLVQAVAKLGFEKPTLVQRRAIPLALKGEDVLCKAKTGSGKTAAYVLPVLQGILGRKKTDNTPTTAGLILVPTRELADQVHKAIEEFSAFCAKDVTAAKLTENVSDAVQRSLLANVPDVVVSTPARAWKSVDSGALSVANLKYLVLDEADLVLSYGYDEDMENLARSMPKGVQTTMMSATLLSAELDTLKGIFCRNPTLLDLKEEFGEEDEKLTQYYVRTGEDDKWLISYLIFKLQLIKGPCLIFVADIDRSYRLKLFFEQFSIRSCILNSELPVNTRIKVIEEFNKGIYDIIIASDERSEVFGDEKEEETKEEGEGEEKKGKKKGGRKGKRDEEYGVSRGIDFKNVAAVVNFDLPTSASSYTHRIGRTARAGRTGIAMSFVVPKELFGKHKPTSIKSCEKDEKVLAKIVRAQGKMNRKLEPYNFSKEQMEAFRYRMNDALRAVTKVAIREARTRELRQELLRSETLKRYFEENPAELSHLRHDGELGHKARQQAHLKHVPDYLLPKEAKKEITKGSVGFVPFKKVDKDKKHKGKFGAKGKGRSFKVGGGRKGDPLKTFKVRRKK from the exons ATGAAGCGCAAACTCAACCAAGACGACGAGCCACCAGCGGCCGATGCGGCCGCCGTTGCCGAaccagaaaagaaaaaggaaaaaaaggaaaagaaagaaaagaaggcggtcgaggaagaaaaagagctGAGCTTCGCCGAGCTGGGACTAGATCCCAGATTGGTCCAGGCGGTTGCGAAGCTCGGGTTTGAGAAGCCGACCTTGGTGCAGAGGAGAGCGATCCCGCTTGCGCtcaagggggaggatgttcTCTGCAAGGCCAAGACGGGGAGTGGGAAGACGGCGGCGTATGTGCTGCCTGTGTTGCaggggattttggggaggaagaag ACCGATAACACACCCACCACGGCGGGCCTGATCCTCGTACCGACGCGCGAACTCGCCGACCAAGTCCACAAGGCGATCGAGGAGTTTTCGGCCTTTTGCGCAAAGGATGTGACGGCGGCGAAGCTGACGGAGAATGTTTCTGATGCTGTTCAGAGGAGCTTGTTGGCCAACGTGCCGGATGTGGTTGTTTCCACGCCTGCCCGGGCGTGGAAGAGTGTCGACTCGGGCGCGCTTTCGGTCGCGAATCTTAAGTACCTTGTGCTTGACGAGGCGgatcttgtcttgtcttaTGGGTATGATGAGGACATGGAGAATCTGGCGAGGTCGATGCCGAAGGGGGTGCAGACTACCATGATGTCTGCGACGCTTTTGTCGGCGGAGCTGGACACGCTGAAGGGGATTTTCTGCAGGAACCCGACGCTGCTGGAtttgaaggaggagtttggggaggaggatgagaagttGACGCAGTATTATGTCAGGACCGGGGAGGATGACAAGTGGCTGATTAGCTACTTGATCTTTAAGCTGCAGCTGATCAAGGGGCCTTGCTTGATTTTTGTGGCGGATATTGACAGGAGTTATCGGCTGAAGCTGTTTTTTGAGCAGTTTTCTATCAGGAGCTGTATCCTCAACTCGGAGCTGCCGGTCAACACGAGGATCAAGGTGATTGAGGAGTTTAACAAGGGGATTTATGATATTATTATTGCTAGCGATGAGAGGAGTGAGGTTTTtggggatgagaaggaggaggagacaaaggaagagggggaaggggaggagaagaagggaaagaagaagggggggaggaaggggaagagggatgaggagtaTGGTGTTTCGAGAGGCATCGACTTCAAGAATGTGGCTGCAGTTGTCAACTTTGACCTGCCCACGTCTGCGTCATCATATACCCACAGGATTGGGAGGACGGCGAGAGCGGGGAGGACGGGGATTGCGATGTCGTTCGTGGTGCCGAAGGAGTTGTTTGGGAAGCACAAGCCGACGTCGATAAAGAGCTGTGAGAAGGATGAGAAAGTGCTGGCCAAGATTGTGAGGGCGCAGGGGAAGATGAATCGGAAGTTGGAGCCGTATAATTTCAGCAAGGAGCAGATGGAGGCATTTAGGTATCGGATGAACGATG CCCTCCGCGCCGTAACAAAGGTGGCGATCAGAGaagcgaggacgagggaaCTGAGGCAGGAGCTGTTGAGGAGTGAGACTTTGAAGAG ATACTTTGAGGAAAACCCCGCCGAGCTCTCCCACCTCCGTCACGACGGCGAGCTGGGCCACAAGGCGAGACAGCAGGCCCATCTGAAGCACGTCCCTGATTATCTTTTGCCCaaggaggcaaagaaggAGATCACGAAGGGGTCGGTCGGGTTTGTGCCGTTTAAGAAGGtggacaaggacaagaagcaCAAGGGCAAGTTTGGggcgaaggggaaggggaggtcgttcaaggttggtggggggaggaagggggatcCGTTGAAGACGTTCAAGGTCAGGAGGAAAAAGTGA